In Methylacidiphilum infernorum V4, a single window of DNA contains:
- the rpsM gene encoding 30S ribosomal protein S13, producing the protein MARILGVEIPGNKPLISALPVIYGIGRSRAKLICEQAELNPQMRAKDLTNQQINRIIQVIEENGFVVEGDLRREIQQNIKRLQSIRCYRGIRHIRGLPVRGQRTSTNARTRKGPRKTIGVVRRKEAKKGKV; encoded by the coding sequence ATGGCTAGGATTTTGGGAGTAGAAATACCGGGAAACAAGCCGTTGATATCAGCCTTACCTGTCATTTATGGAATTGGGCGCTCAAGAGCTAAACTCATTTGTGAGCAGGCTGAACTCAATCCTCAAATGAGGGCCAAGGACTTGACAAATCAGCAGATCAACAGGATTATACAAGTGATCGAAGAAAACGGGTTTGTTGTAGAAGGCGATTTAAGACGGGAAATTCAGCAAAATATTAAAAGGCTTCAATCCATTCGTTGCTATAGGGGTATCAGGCATATCCGAGGTCTGCCGGTAAGAGGACAGAGAACTTCCACAAATGCACGGACAAGAAAAGGTCCAAGAAAGACGATTGGGGTAGTGAGGAGAAAAGAAGCCAAGAAAGGAAAGGTTTAA
- the ykgO gene encoding type B 50S ribosomal protein L36: MKVRASVRRRTADCQVVRRKGRIYIINKKNPRLKQRQG; this comes from the coding sequence ATGAAAGTAAGAGCTTCAGTAAGAAGAAGAACGGCGGATTGCCAGGTCGTTCGAAGAAAAGGAAGAATTTACATAATAAACAAGAAAAATCCTCGGTTAAAACAAAGGCAAGGATAA
- the map gene encoding type I methionyl aminopeptidase — MIPIKRGKEIEAMRRSCRLVTEIIEKIKAILAPGITTAEVDQYAAHLIQSYGAKSAFLGYRGFPGNICISINEEVVHGIGGKRKIRYGDLVKLDVGIIFDGWIGDTAKTFPVGTVDVEDLRLMEVTSTALMIGIAQAREGNRVGDISSAIERYVLEQGYQVVKDFVGHGVGRRLHEEPPVPNFGKAGCGPKLKAGMILAIEPMVNRGTGRVVMLPDGWTAVTEDGQRSAHFEHTVLITKKGPEILTLSEKDIELDCYTH, encoded by the coding sequence GTGATACCCATTAAAAGAGGCAAAGAAATCGAGGCGATGCGGCGTAGTTGCCGGCTGGTTACCGAGATTATCGAGAAAATCAAGGCCATTCTTGCCCCTGGGATTACAACAGCCGAAGTCGATCAATATGCCGCTCATCTCATCCAGTCTTATGGAGCTAAAAGTGCATTTCTTGGATATAGAGGATTTCCTGGAAATATCTGCATATCGATTAATGAAGAGGTCGTTCATGGGATTGGCGGAAAGCGCAAAATCCGTTATGGTGACCTGGTAAAACTCGATGTCGGTATTATCTTTGATGGGTGGATTGGGGATACGGCAAAAACTTTTCCGGTGGGAACCGTGGACGTGGAAGATTTGAGGTTGATGGAGGTGACAAGCACTGCGCTTATGATTGGGATAGCCCAGGCTAGGGAAGGGAACAGGGTTGGAGATATTTCTTCAGCTATCGAAAGATACGTGTTGGAACAGGGATACCAGGTGGTAAAAGATTTTGTCGGCCATGGCGTCGGCCGTAGGCTTCATGAGGAACCTCCTGTTCCTAATTTTGGGAAAGCGGGTTGTGGGCCCAAATTAAAAGCAGGAATGATCCTTGCCATTGAGCCGATGGTTAATCGGGGCACGGGTAGGGTGGTCATGCTCCCGGATGGTTGGACCGCTGTAACTGAAGATGGACAGAGATCGGCCCATTTTGAGCACACCGTATTGATAACGAAGAAAGGTCCTGAAATTTTGACTTTGTCAGAGAAGGATATAGAATTAGATTGTTATACGCATTGA
- the rpsT gene encoding 30S ribosomal protein S20, producing the protein MPNTKSAEKHQRKSQRKRIFNLRAKKELKEQIKQLKDLIEAKKKQEALAFFPKIQSLLDRLVKRKKLVANNANRKKRRLLEKIEKITGDGIS; encoded by the coding sequence ATGCCCAATACAAAATCGGCTGAAAAGCATCAGCGGAAAAGTCAAAGAAAAAGAATTTTTAATCTTAGAGCAAAAAAAGAATTAAAAGAGCAGATTAAGCAGCTCAAGGATTTGATCGAAGCCAAAAAAAAGCAAGAAGCCTTAGCTTTTTTCCCCAAAATTCAATCTTTGCTCGATCGATTGGTAAAAAGAAAAAAGCTCGTGGCTAATAATGCCAATCGAAAAAAAAGAAGGTTGTTGGAGAAAATAGAAAAAATAACCGGTGATGGAATCTCTTGA
- the argS gene encoding arginine--tRNA ligase has protein sequence MQFPQDWILDTLKNSLYQKFGQIPFTPIVEPCTNPAFGDFQSNIAFILAQSLKANPKNLAEELARSIGESPFIFPPEVGGSGFLNFKVKPKAYLDTFLAIRSDPRLGIEQTKQPQTIVIDFSSPNIAKELHVGHLRSTILGDVLRKLNLFLGHRVITDNHLGDWGTQFGMVILGYKKYGRPELLTQRPLEYLEELYIKIQKESDESTQIREEAKKELQKLQSGDPENRSLWERFVQASLGELDKIYQRLNVKFDFSLGESFYNPMLEGIVEQLLQKGIARYSEGAVCVFFGKSFPELEDNPLLIRKSDGAFLYATTDIATLFFRFQNWGAHRIIYVTDSRQKLHFNQLFALAQILALPVRLEHVHFGSILGEDKKPLKTREGTPVKLRELLDEAENRAYQLIDAKRKDLSPEKKQHIARAVGIGALKYADLSQNRTLDYVFKWEKLLSFDGNTAPYLINAHVRIRSIMKKASLHGYYSTLGFTSLKFETEALHPQEIELLRTLLSFKYALCLASEENSPHHLCSFLYALAKVFHKFYELCPVLGAPTEPIRQRRMAFCECTAQTLSLGLNLLGIEPLDEM, from the coding sequence ATGCAATTTCCTCAAGATTGGATTTTGGACACATTGAAAAACAGTCTTTATCAAAAGTTTGGTCAAATCCCCTTTACCCCCATTGTTGAACCCTGTACAAATCCTGCTTTCGGAGATTTCCAATCGAATATAGCTTTTATTCTTGCCCAGTCACTCAAAGCAAATCCAAAGAACCTGGCCGAGGAATTAGCAAGATCCATTGGTGAAAGTCCCTTTATTTTTCCTCCAGAAGTTGGAGGTAGTGGTTTTTTAAATTTCAAAGTGAAGCCTAAAGCCTATTTAGACACCTTTCTAGCCATACGCTCGGATCCAAGGCTGGGAATCGAGCAGACAAAACAACCTCAAACCATAGTCATCGATTTTTCCAGTCCGAACATAGCCAAAGAGTTACATGTCGGCCATCTGCGTAGTACAATCCTCGGAGATGTCTTGCGAAAATTAAATCTTTTTTTAGGCCACCGCGTTATTACCGATAATCACCTGGGGGATTGGGGAACCCAGTTTGGGATGGTTATCCTTGGATATAAAAAATATGGTAGGCCCGAGCTGCTTACCCAAAGACCCTTAGAATACCTTGAAGAACTCTACATAAAAATCCAGAAAGAATCCGATGAATCCACTCAAATTAGGGAGGAAGCAAAAAAAGAATTGCAAAAATTACAATCTGGAGATCCCGAAAACAGGAGTCTTTGGGAGAGATTCGTTCAGGCTTCTCTAGGAGAATTAGACAAAATCTACCAGAGATTGAATGTTAAATTTGATTTTTCTCTTGGAGAGAGTTTTTACAATCCCATGCTTGAAGGAATAGTCGAGCAGCTCCTTCAAAAGGGGATAGCACGATACAGCGAAGGGGCGGTTTGTGTTTTTTTTGGGAAGAGTTTTCCCGAACTCGAGGACAATCCCCTGCTTATCCGCAAAAGTGACGGAGCTTTTCTTTACGCGACAACGGATATAGCCACTCTTTTTTTCCGATTCCAAAACTGGGGTGCTCATAGAATCATATATGTTACCGACTCAAGGCAAAAACTGCATTTTAACCAACTCTTTGCCCTTGCTCAAATTTTGGCCCTCCCTGTTCGATTAGAACATGTCCATTTTGGCTCCATCCTAGGAGAAGACAAAAAACCCCTAAAAACAAGGGAAGGAACACCTGTAAAGCTCAGGGAGCTTTTGGACGAGGCAGAAAACAGGGCCTATCAACTCATAGACGCCAAGCGTAAAGATCTATCCCCGGAAAAAAAACAACACATAGCCAGGGCAGTGGGTATAGGAGCCCTAAAATATGCCGATCTTTCTCAAAATAGAACCCTCGATTATGTTTTCAAATGGGAAAAATTGCTTTCATTCGACGGCAACACCGCCCCTTATCTCATTAATGCTCATGTGCGAATCCGTTCTATCATGAAAAAAGCTTCACTGCATGGTTACTATTCAACCCTTGGATTTACCTCTTTGAAATTTGAAACCGAAGCACTCCACCCCCAGGAAATAGAATTATTAAGAACTCTTTTGAGTTTTAAATATGCCCTTTGCCTCGCATCCGAGGAAAACTCTCCTCACCATTTATGCAGCTTTCTGTATGCTTTAGCCAAGGTTTTCCATAAGTTTTATGAGCTCTGTCCTGTCCTGGGAGCTCCAACCGAACCTATCCGCCAGCGCAGAATGGCTTTTTGCGAATGCACCGCCCAAACCTTATCCCTTGGTTTGAATCTCCTGGGTATTGAACCCCTGGATGAAATGTAA